Within Stigmatella aurantiaca, the genomic segment CGTTCGAAGATCTGCCTGTCCACACGCGCAGACAGGTCAGCCGCAACTCGTCCCTGGACGCCTTCACCGTTGACGTCGTCCGGGATCTCCTGGGCGCGGTTACGGGCGAACCTCCGGATGAGGCTTTCGCCAAGCGGCTCACGGGCCGGGATGCCTTGACCCTCACGGGGCGGGTGGTCTTCTCCGAGTTGGCAAACACGTGCAAAGTTCTCCTCAATGCCTACAAAAAAGACACCTACAAGGAGCACTTCGCCTGGGTGGACAACATCCGTCTTGTCAAGGATGACACCCTCCGGAATGAACTCAACACGGAGCTGCTGAAAACCCTCAACGCAAGGGATTTCCATAAAATCCACCTCGCTCCCCCCGAAGTTATTGATTGGACTCAAGCGGGCTTCCGCTATCCGGGTGAGCGGGAGGGGACCAGCGAGCCCCACAATGATCTGGATATCGTGGAGTGCATCGAAGCCCTTGCCAGGCGTGAAGGCGTCCCGGCATCGTCCTTGGAGCTGAAGCTGGATGATTTCAAGAAGGGCAAGGTCCGCATCGTCTACGAGGATTCCTCCGTCGAGTCAGATCAATGGTCTCTGTACAACTGTTTGGTTGCGGAGCTGAGCAACAAGGACTCGCTGTACATCCTGTCAGCGGGACAGTGGTTCAAGGTCGAAAAGACCTTTGCCGCCCGGACGCTCGAAGATGCCAAGGGCTTCGTCAAGGAACTCAAGGGCTTCCCCTGTGCCCATCCGGACGACTCCGAGGGACAATACAATGAGAAGGTAGCCCAGGGGTCTAGAACCTTGGCACTGATCGACAAGCATCTGCTCAAGAGCATGGGCGCCCGGACTGGGATCGAGCCTTGTGATCTCTTCTCCCGCAGCGGCCAGTTCATCCACATCAAGAGGAAGATCCGCTCATCCACCCTGAGCCACCTGTTCGCCCAGGGCTCCGTCGCAGCCGAGACCTTCCTCCAAGATGACAGCTTCCGGAAGAAGCTGAAGACGGTCATTGCCAAGAAGAATCCTGCCCTGGCCCCACTTTTGGACAACCCGAGCCCCTGAGGCATCCCCTCATCTTGCGAGCAGGTAGGCAAGCGTTGAGTGGGCCGTCTGATGCAAAAAGTAGGGTGCCTCGGGCACTACTTGTGCGGTGAGGTCATCGGCCATCAACGAGCAGCAGGTTCATACCTTCCTCCAGAGCTTGTTCGGGGAGGA encodes:
- a CDS encoding TIGR04141 family sporadically distributed protein, translated to MKKRTARTPAQPPTRNLTFLLIKKEVKTFEEALKVPSQLGEPIPEDWGFEGALYTFEAPAKKPRWVSFVEEGFPEGISISPGSSPGAVLFLKADSRLFALTFGQGRHLLKAGAYEVDFGLKTTLNMVDAAKLRSLDVRTFEDLPVHTRRQVSRNSSLDAFTVDVVRDLLGAVTGEPPDEAFAKRLTGRDALTLTGRVVFSELANTCKVLLNAYKKDTYKEHFAWVDNIRLVKDDTLRNELNTELLKTLNARDFHKIHLAPPEVIDWTQAGFRYPGEREGTSEPHNDLDIVECIEALARREGVPASSLELKLDDFKKGKVRIVYEDSSVESDQWSLYNCLVAELSNKDSLYILSAGQWFKVEKTFAARTLEDAKGFVKELKGFPCAHPDDSEGQYNEKVAQGSRTLALIDKHLLKSMGARTGIEPCDLFSRSGQFIHIKRKIRSSTLSHLFAQGSVAAETFLQDDSFRKKLKTVIAKKNPALAPLLDNPSP